The Candidatus Woesearchaeota archaeon genome segment GTGCCAATATTGATACTTACGCACTTCATTGTCCTTAACTTTCTCAAGAGGAGGGCATTCAGGTTTGCCAATTTTGATGTTATAAGAAGGATTGTCGGCCCTGAAGGAAACAGGAAAAATTCGCAGTTTCTCTCTGAAAATTTTGTGCTTCTCATTTTGAGGATACTCGCAGTAAGCTTTCTTGTGCTTGCAGCAGCAGGAGCGACTTTATGGTATCAGGGAAGGGGCTCAAAATTCAGCTACGTAATTGCAGTAGATGCATCCTCAAGCATGCTTGCAGATGATATGCAGCCAAACAGGCTTGAAGCTGCAAAAAAGGCAGCAGGGGATTTTGTCGGAATGCTTTCCCTTGCAAAAGTGGGGGTTATTGATTTTTCAGGGGTTAGCTTCGTAAGGCAACCGATAACAGACGACCTTTCGCTTTCAAGGAATGCAATTGCAAACATAGGAATAGAGGATGTGGGCGGAACAGCAATAGGCGATTCAATAATAACAGCAACAAACCTCCTTTCGCAGGAGGACAATGCCAGGGTTGTAATACTCATTAC includes the following:
- a CDS encoding VWA domain-containing protein, with the protein product MEIVFSNPQNLWLLLTVPILILTHFIVLNFLKRRAFRFANFDVIRRIVGPEGNRKNSQFLSENFVLLILRILAVSFLVLAAAGATLWYQGRGSKFSYVIAVDASSSMLADDMQPNRLEAAKKAAGDFVGMLSLAKVGVIDFSGVSFVRQPITDDLSLSRNAIANIGIEDVGGTAIGDSIITATNLLSQEDNARVVILIT